DNA from Prunus persica cultivar Lovell chromosome G6, Prunus_persica_NCBIv2, whole genome shotgun sequence:
tttttattttaacaatAAAACATGTGTTAATTTTAAACaatttttctaataaaaaaaataaataaataaacatttacATCGGTGATGTGTTATGCCTTAAACggttaaattatttaaatagttTAGATATTGTGAAATGTGGGTAAATGCACGAGAGCTATATGTAGAGGCTCGGATCCATATTTCAATACCATACAACAATTTCTGAACTTGCAGGGATATATCTTGCCTTGATCTCAAGGCAAGCCTAATGTACAATATTCTAGCCAACAGTAAGTGTGGCTTGCCACACTAAGGCCATGTCCTTAGTATAGATGCTTATCAGACCGAAACACATTTGTGGACATTTTACTTATACAGCAATGGCGGACTTAGGAATTTTTATAAGGATAggctaaattttattttttacaggagatatattataagccttttttctcttgaaacaaaaatataaataaaattttataaatcaaacaagGCCACATTACGAGCAAATATAACACAAAgttcaatataaataaatatcaaatcaaacacattGTTCAACTTACTTGAGATCAGAGTTGAGTAAGTTCCCCAAGAATTGAAGTATCAACATCAAATGCAGAAGGTGTATCATTGTTATCGTTACCACTTTTTTGGAAGAATGAATAAAATTGTCCTCTCTTTGTTGGTCTATTATCATTACGTGACATAATATCCGAACAATATATACTAGACaccaaaaatcatatatactaattaataattcaagttgtaaaaataaaacatatataacaaTCGCCAAAAGTTTTCACCCAAAtcctaaatcataaaaacttaacaacaacaattaaaattgaaaattaaatataaaaagagaaaaacttacaAGGATTGAAGAACCCACTGAAGATAGGTTGGTACAATTTTTTAGAGGGGGAGAGCTATTTCTTATAGGCTTTGAAGGTTCAAATATAGCGTTTTGGGTGGCTAGAAGAAAAATTCTGATGTTTGcttctaatcaaatttatattgGTTATGGATTGTATGTTTACTATTTCTTATGTGCTTCAGGAGTGGGCTTATTTCTATATAGAGAGGTgggtttattttaaatagaggGCTagattattatttacttaacCTATATTTGGCTTAAACCACTAagactacaaaaaaaaaaaaaaaaaatttcaacattggGCTGGAACCCACTCCAGCCCAAGTGTAGATCCGCCCTTGCCTACACATGGCACATGCATCTACGAAGAGTTTGAGTTCAATTTTGCTTCCATTTTGGAAGATCATAAATTCATCGGTCTAAAATATCTAAAATGTAGGGCTTATTTGTAGGTCCCAAAATGgggcaaaaaaacaaagtttttttttttaaaatttatttatttatagaaaaagcAAGGGGCTTATCATCAAGTGGTAAgagcaattatttttgcatttgaaGTCCTGTATTCGAATCACTCCtaagaaattaaaggaaaaaaatgtaGTGActcaaaaaaatatgaaaaaagttATGGCATGAAAATAAATAGGACAAAATTTTGGTTTAGGCTAGGGCTACGCTTACCAGAGTTAGGGCTGATTTTCAGAAGGATCAAATAGGGATGTAATATTAATACAACAGAACATGGCTCGGGTATATGTACACATGGTAGGAACAGAAGTGACAATGAGTGGAAAGGGATTTGCGTCTTGTAAGTATCTGCATTAACCTATTCAGTTTCCATTTGCAGACAAAAACATGTGCCTCACGACTTGATGCTCTCGTCCATTAGCTTATCAAAGTTTTGTCAATACAGGCCCGCCTATAATACTAACATCTTAgtttgttaaaaaaacaacaacaacaaaaaaaacaggaTGGCAAAAATATCAGTAGACACATCTCAGAAGTCGACTTGCCTTCAGGAGCCTCTTTTAAATGGAGGTATTTGAAGGaacggatttgaatttgacaacaatgttaaatttgttataaaattttaaattataggtATCTGAATGACAAGATGTAATATATTTGGAatccatttattttcttcatttccttATTCAAATCTTGACGTACATGAATTATACTAacgtaattttataatttaaccCTGTAATATAATCTAAATACTTAAATTTTGAAGTCATCCCATCCAAAATGGAGCCTTAagatttaataaaatatcaaGCTTCAGTTCAGAATAGGACATGGACCAATAAAGACTGCCGACAAATATCATTGGTTTTGCTTTCATTCTAAAAGCAGAAGTCCTAGTCCTGGAAGATTAGGATGCCACTTTAAAATGCAAACGTGCCCCTTGACTGTTGCTGGAGCAGACTCATTTATCTTCTACTTCTAGGttcatttctcaaatttaatttaaagatGTGAGATTAACAAGTATCAAGATAGAATTTCACCACAATTTGAAGAGAGATCAGAGAGAAAATTGTAGGGTAGGAGAGAGAGTAAACATAAATGAGGTTGAAATTCACACAAATTCCTAATTTTAGTTGTCCATtcaaattctaatattttgacTTATCAAATTGTCGGTAGTTTCATTCAAATCCATATCCACTTTATAAACCTGGACCCAAACAtgcccaaatccaaatccaccTAAACAAATGGGCCCAAAGGATTTGATAATTCGAAGTGTGTAGCGTAACTGAGTCACTCTATAGGAGTCGTTCTATGGTGATGGTGTCATAAATGCGGACTTTCATATTAGCCACATGATTCATCTAAATAGTAACTTCACTTAAGTTTAATGAAAGGATCATGTGGTTAATATGAAGGTCCACATGAGGAGTCCATATATGacaccctcactatagaatttcgTCATTCTGTAGTGAGGGCCTAATATATGGCATTTAGGTGAAGTCCTATCTCTTAACTgttggatcaaattggttaATCTGATCTAACGATTAAGAGATAAGGCCTCACCTAAGGGTCATATGtaaggccctcactatagaattcttggtGGCTCCTAAGTATTAACTGAAGTGTGAATTTTTATCTTCTGCTCCAGCCATGCCaagtttcagttttttttttttttttttttacttaaaaaaaaaattgtgtatGAACGTAGGCGTACTCTGCAAGATAACAGGGCCTTCATCTCTAATTGGGGATGCTCATACAGAAACATTGAAGCAATAAGCAATACTCAATCaaatttacccaaaaaaaaaaaagaaaaagtgtgACTTCTTTGTTGCAATGACAATCTTATATCATAGACACAGTACAAACAGAGAATGAGGTTTACTAAAATGAATTCCAAATTAAGCTCCTTTTAAGAATGGTACATTGTCTTTCTGGAACTTTTTAATGGATTTAATAACTTCCACGGCCAATGCCTCATCCTCTGGGTAATAAGCAATGGGATCAGATAATAGACAAGTTGGTAGGTTGAGCACACCTTCAAGTGTGGCATGGAGACAATAGGCTGAGTAGGTAACATGATATCCACCTTCTTGGACAATCAGAAGCCGTCCACTGCAGTGTCGGTCCGCCAGGCTACGAACAATCCTGCCAATCTCTTGATAACCCTCCATTGTCAAACACTGCCTTCCATTTGGATCAAACTGAGAACAAGCAGTGTTAACGTTTAAGCTACTTCAGTTTTTGTTGACAATAAAATTAGATTTCTTCGAAGGTAGCTAGAGAAGAACTTGAAGTTCATACTCTGATATGAAGAAGGATATTATTAAAGGGTaatgccaaaaaataaattggcaaCAGTTATTAGTACTAAACACAAACAGCTCTTTTCAAAATATGGGAAGTCTCTACATAAAGACGGTGATGATTTCAGTTTTGTTAAGCAGACACTTTTctcaataaataaacaaatcaaGCAAATCATCTAAATTGAAGTCATGCAGAAAGATTTAACTTACAGCACTTGAATCTTGGCCAATGACCAGAACCATCATTTCAGGCTCAAACTTTTGGATTGCAAGGACAACCAACTCAGTCATGGCATGCCTGTATCCACGGTCCCCGGTCCCATTTGGTAGAGGTATATTCAAATTATAACCAAACCCCTCCGCTTCACCAAGCTCATCAACGGAGCCATTCTGTGGGTGAGATGGACCCCATGAACCATGATTCATATGAAGGGAGGTTGTGAGAACCTTATCAGACCTATAGAATCCCTCAGCAGTCCCATTTCCATAATGGACATCGATGTCTATGACCGCAACCTTTGAGCATCCAGAATTTAAAGCGAATTGAACAGCAAGACCGGCATTGTTAAGGAAGCAGTAGCCATCAGCTCGAGTAGGCTGAGCATGGTGACCCGGAGGCCTAACCAATGCATAAGCAATTTTTCCATGTCCATCAAGCACATGTTTCATTGCCGATAATGTTGTACCGGCAGCAAGAAGCGAGGCACCCCATGATCCAGGGTTCAAGAAAGTCCCAGCACATAACATCTTACCCCCATCTCTATCCGCTTCAACTAGTTCATTTATGTATTCTGACACGGCAGCATATATTTGAACCCAAACCAATATTCTTCATAACTTCACTAACTCATATATAGCACAAATGTAAGGATTAAACAATCAAAGGATTAAAATTTGATAAACACCTGTcagtttggtttgaaagtAATATTGGGTAATTGATTTCATCCAAATTCATTGGCacataaatgaataaaacccaaaagaatTCGTAATTCAAAGCCTACAAAATCCCAGTACTATgcaatcaaaacccaacctACAAAGAGACTGCAAGTCCTAAGTGAACCCAAGTAGCAGGGGAGAGAAAGGAGCAACTCAAGAAGCAGAGCAATCAGAAGTTGAAAAAGTAAGCAAATTGATTCAAAGTGAATCCAAATACCTGAAGAGTGGAAAGAGAGCAATTCAGAGAGCAGAGCAGGCCTTCCTGGGAGCCAAGAAATGTAGGGAGAGATAGGGCCTCTCTTTAGAATAGAAACCATGTTTTTAACTCTGTCAGAGTTCTCTGGGTGCTTTTCTAACACATCCAGAAACCCAGGATCCATTCCAGTGTCGAATACTCCATTGCCTGAGTTATGGTTGAGCATGCCTGATTCCCAGAACACATCTATGCGGTCAGTTGGGGCAGTCGCAGTTGAAGCGGCCATTGATGAAGGaactctgtttttttctttcgttcTTTTAGTTGGTGTTTTGCTAATGGGACCAGGTTGTTTTCAGTTATATGTCTCGTTTTGATTGGAAGGGCCAACTAAAATTGAGTTGGGTTGATAATGCCGGATAATGCTTGaatgttattttgttttaggCCTTGAGCTCATTGTATTTCATATCAACACTCGGGTTGTTGCTAAGTTTTGAGTTGGGCCTTAATTATGGATTAGGATTTGGATCGTCTCGTTGTGTTGGCAATCACTAACTTTAATCTAAGCGGGGCCATTattaatgtaatttttttttttttttttctgaacaaacaaaagaacttACAATGAAGGTCGGCCTTAACTTTTGAGTGGCACCGGGCATAAATTAAAATgacccctttttcttttgtatataATCATAGTtgatcaagaaagaaaaaaatttctgtaCATgaatgtattttctttttgtcttaaTTATGGTATCCtattaaactaaaataatGAAAGAACATGAatcataaaacataaaaaaccaTCAAATTGTTGACAATTGGGATGTTCTGCGGTGTTCTTCTATGGGTTTATTATTTGGGGTTTCTACGGTCCTCTCATGTGGGTCTTACTATGTTGGTCTCTAATTGCAGTTCTCGTCGGAGGTTTTTGtgttaggttttgtttttgacttgttcttttattgtaatggtcCAAAATGACCTGAATTGGACTCTCCTATTAGTCCATGACATGTGTGATACTCTTTCCTCTCCTGGGATTCTTGTCCTAGGAAGATTTTAACGATGCCACTATTTCATGTCGCTCTTTGTACGTCTGTGGttttatgaatgaattctgcttctcaaaaacaaaaaaaaaagtcatcaaATTAGAAGAAGTAAACATAAATGTTGGATTATTTGGATGTttgttccaaaacaaaaaatataatatttaaatattcaatttATTAATTGTATTGCTAAGGATTCAAAGTGATTGTTATTTGAACTCTTGTTTTTTCAGACtctaaaaaaatcaatttaatatgaatttgaacaattatatataaaacatgtagatacaaatttttttggggCCCTCTTGATATGAGGCCCTAGGCCGTCGCCCTCGGCCTTGCAAATACGTTACTCAAAAATATGATggtaaattaaaatcaaaacattAAAAGCATAAGCTCAAGAATAAAACAGGAGAAATCAACCATTCTCCCTTGACAAGCCAATGTAGCATAAACAAGAATATTTAACAACCTAGCTCTCTAGTTTTTACATGCTTCTCGAAATGAAAGCAGTATCCTTTTGACCTACGAGTTTCGCTTGGAGAGTAGGAGTCATGAGTCTTTGCGTGTATTGGAGTCCTCAATAGATAATTATTGAATTCTCTTTTGTACTTTACAATGTACAATTATCTTCTTCATTGGAAACAAAATTCTCTCTTTTCAATCGGTAAGGAAAGTtctaattatttgtttttggattCTCTTTTGTGCAATACAAGACAAGTGAACGCAAAAAccattaataaaaaaacacatattgaGTCAAATAACGCGTTGTCACAATGCACATCATGCATGAAATTCGAGAACGCAAAAAAATCTATTTTCTGtttcactaaaaaataattttattttctgtcaGATCAAGAACGTAAGATGAtataaaataaggaaaaagttTGGCtctttaaaactaaaaaggaGCTGCTCCTCataacaaatgaaattttgacatttttcgaattccaaaagtgaaaaaaaggaagaagaagcttgtctcCTTAAAACAACCCAGATTTTGATAATTGTCAATTTCATTtaacttttactttttttgaaattttttttttattttctttgtttcggAATTTGACAAGTGTCATAATCTCATTTTGTTTGAGGAGGAGCTCTTCCTTAGGTTTAAAAAGGAATTCAAAAGCattctatttgtttttttttatagagaaaattgtaTTGCATTCAATCCAAAGAGAACATTACATGGTAAAAACGAGCATGTTAACGGTGGTCTCGTTAAAACTTTTCCGAGAAAAACTACAAGGGATAAAAATCCAGGGCAGAAAATAGCATTCCATTTGTTTGGAAGATGAGCTCCTCCTCAATTTTAAGGAGGCGAAGCTTTTTCCCAGAAAGGAATGGGTGTTGTAGTAAAATcttcaaattaaataaaaagagtgaatctatttatatataacaaTGAATTATTCATGCGTAAAAAGCATGACCAAATTCAACATTTTACTACTAATTTCGCAACTCCCGGAAAGATGGAAAGAATATtataaaacaattcaaatttaaaagaagagaaaagaaaaaaattaggatGCTTGCagtaaaaaaagaacaatattATAAAGGAGAAAAACCACATCATAGATGCTCCTTCAATATTATAAGCATGTCTATAATGGGacaagaggttttttttaaaaaatttgtatacacagttataaaattatatattaacaGGATACGTTAATAGCAAAACATTCTtttcattattaatttttcttattctatTAGACAAAATATTCTGAAAATCAGCTCAATGACAACTTCAATTAGGATCGGTtcttgtgtcaattattatgATATGTCATGCTGTCTTGAATGTTTGAACACATGGGTAGATTCAATCATCAAACAGCCAGTAGGTTGAAATTCAAATACTTTTAGATGGGAGCAAGCCTATATAATATTTGGAGTAGATGCTTTTCCTGTGGCATTTTTAGCTTAGTACACTGTAACACTAAAGTGAAAATGTAAAGCTTCCagcaaaaaagggaaaaaactaCAATATATAAGCTAGaattagtattattattatagtaATCATTTAATTTCTGAACGATTAGTATTAATAAGGAGCTTATAGTTCTAGTAATTAAAAGCGTTTATGTTCGActtatatttctctctcattatcgcttgtatcataaggaaaatggttaccaactGCATTTGCTAGATATATGCATATCCTCTTTTTAATTAAGTTTAACAATCAATGGTAGCTTGTTTTTCCTAATAAAACAAGTAGAAAGAGTAAAGATAATGGTAGCTTGGgtgatacatatatatatatatatatttttatatatcaaGATGAGT
Protein-coding regions in this window:
- the LOC18774126 gene encoding histone deacetylase 8 codes for the protein MAASTATAPTDRIDVFWESGMLNHNSGNGVFDTGMDPGFLDVLEKHPENSDRVKNMVSILKRGPISPYISWLPGRPALLSELLSFHSSEYINELVEADRDGGKMLCAGTFLNPGSWGASLLAAGTTLSAMKHVLDGHGKIAYALVRPPGHHAQPTRADGYCFLNNAGLAVQFALNSGCSKVAVIDIDVHYGNGTAEGFYRSDKVLTTSLHMNHGSWGPSHPQNGSVDELGEAEGFGYNLNIPLPNGTGDRGYRHAMTELVVLAIQKFEPEMMVLVIGQDSSAFDPNGRQCLTMEGYQEIGRIVRSLADRHCSGRLLIVQEGGYHVTYSAYCLHATLEGVLNLPTCLLSDPIAYYPEDEALAVEVIKSIKKFQKDNVPFLKGA